One segment of Candidatus Hydrogenedentota bacterium DNA contains the following:
- a CDS encoding right-handed parallel beta-helix repeat-containing protein, producing MNAPFLHWLLPLAFLVEAEPKPAPPGATCVIAAHDSSDRSKAGADYVCDGEGDQEEINAAIKSLPEAGGRVLLMEGTFDIRRVEGQLGGVLIERSNVTLEGQGPSTKLVQAPAQETNVVRIIGSGVGHIVIRNLYVDANRDANPIGEGDPNVSHARFEFCGIKAFCARPGGGGEPCHNITIEHCYVMNARRLGIMLEGRNMRVLNNVLGNAFSDSVEILTGPGEIRGNYADITAKTHVAFGSDRGDNIVMANNIVHVRDGGDLDIGFRSWADSQRHVIEGNIVTVDKGGKCAIAIDARGYGAIITGNHTYTANDEKLLVKIGAGKTIVTGNVFENTVVEVDDTTGADKPIVVDGNVLENSSVTVKKGRVRGDSISQPATTGE from the coding sequence ATGAACGCTCCTTTCCTTCACTGGCTCTTGCCTCTTGCGTTTCTCGTCGAGGCTGAACCGAAACCTGCGCCGCCTGGGGCGACCTGCGTTATTGCGGCGCACGATTCTTCCGATCGATCGAAGGCGGGAGCGGACTACGTTTGCGACGGAGAAGGCGATCAGGAGGAAATCAACGCGGCGATCAAGTCGTTGCCGGAAGCGGGCGGGCGCGTATTGCTGATGGAAGGGACGTTCGATATTCGGCGCGTCGAGGGCCAGTTGGGCGGCGTGCTGATCGAGCGCAGCAATGTGACGCTGGAGGGACAAGGTCCGTCCACGAAGCTGGTCCAAGCACCGGCCCAGGAGACGAACGTTGTTCGCATTATTGGGTCCGGCGTGGGGCATATCGTCATTCGCAATCTGTACGTCGATGCGAATCGCGACGCGAACCCCATCGGCGAGGGCGATCCGAACGTGTCGCACGCGCGGTTCGAGTTCTGCGGCATCAAGGCGTTCTGCGCGCGGCCTGGCGGCGGGGGCGAGCCGTGCCACAACATCACCATCGAGCACTGCTATGTCATGAACGCGCGGCGGTTGGGCATCATGCTCGAAGGGCGCAACATGCGCGTGTTGAACAATGTCCTGGGCAATGCCTTCTCGGATTCTGTCGAAATCCTCACCGGCCCCGGCGAGATTCGCGGAAACTACGCGGACATCACCGCAAAAACGCACGTGGCGTTCGGGTCGGACCGTGGGGACAACATCGTCATGGCAAATAACATCGTTCATGTGCGCGACGGCGGCGATCTCGATATCGGGTTCCGTTCGTGGGCCGATTCGCAGCGGCACGTGATCGAGGGCAATATTGTCACCGTCGATAAGGGCGGCAAGTGCGCGATCGCAATCGATGCGCGCGGATACGGCGCGATCATCACCGGCAACCACACGTACACCGCGAACGACGAGAAGCTGCTGGTGAAGATCGGCGCGGGGAAAACGATCGTCACCGGGAACGTGTTCGAGAACACGGTGGTCGAGGTGGATGACACAACGGGTGCGGACAAACCGATTGTCGTGGACGGAAACGTCCTCGAGAATTCTTCGGTGACCGTAAAGAAGGGCCGCGTTCGTGGTGACTCCATTTCGCAACCAGCCACGACGGGGGAATGA
- a CDS encoding CoB--CoM heterodisulfide reductase iron-sulfur subunit A family protein yields MTDSVLVIGAGVAGMRAALDLARHGIQVVLIEREPVLGGVMASRLSDEEESFSFAHGVEVPKTQQIAAQKNIEVLTLAEIVELAGTAGDFTATIRQRARFVTDACTRCRHCHTVCPQVAPNQFQAGITLRKAIYTPFRDAFPSSYVIDIETCLNNPPNYMPCQRCVEVCDDKAIHFEMAAEQQLTRKAGAVVVATGFAVEGSGELDRYGYGSHPDILSYMEFEQLISPVGPSGGFVEKLSNSTSPENVLYVMHDASRFATGCAAAQCDKMADQEIKNIVVLHPSTTKEGDPFGTFWRRIARHSVALVEGEVERIAPIEDDQLRVRYKEANQPLSTTEDYDMVVLTTRAKASPGFSKTAAVLGIEHNGFGFVRAGQTIGGINATSQPGIYVAGCASGLKDVHETIAESKSAAIHSMRHVQARADKADTPIVTGHTGVMIDGRWLTDEQIRKRIESILLNLMQAT; encoded by the coding sequence ATGACCGATTCCGTGCTTGTGATCGGGGCGGGCGTCGCGGGAATGCGCGCGGCGCTCGATCTGGCGCGGCATGGTATCCAGGTAGTGCTGATCGAGCGCGAACCGGTGTTGGGCGGCGTGATGGCGAGCCGGCTGAGCGACGAGGAAGAATCGTTCAGCTTCGCGCACGGCGTCGAAGTGCCGAAGACGCAACAGATCGCCGCGCAGAAGAACATCGAGGTGCTCACGCTGGCGGAGATCGTGGAATTGGCGGGAACGGCGGGCGATTTCACGGCGACGATTCGCCAGCGGGCCCGCTTTGTAACGGATGCGTGTACGCGGTGCCGGCACTGTCACACGGTGTGTCCGCAGGTCGCGCCAAATCAGTTTCAAGCCGGCATCACGTTGCGCAAAGCGATCTATACGCCGTTCCGCGACGCTTTCCCGAGTTCGTACGTCATCGATATCGAGACCTGCCTCAACAATCCGCCGAACTACATGCCGTGCCAGCGCTGCGTCGAGGTGTGCGACGACAAGGCCATCCATTTCGAGATGGCGGCCGAACAGCAGCTAACTCGAAAGGCCGGTGCGGTGGTCGTGGCGACGGGGTTTGCGGTCGAGGGTTCGGGCGAGTTGGACCGCTACGGGTACGGCTCGCACCCGGACATTCTGTCGTACATGGAGTTCGAGCAACTGATCTCCCCGGTCGGCCCTTCGGGCGGGTTTGTCGAGAAATTGAGCAACTCGACGTCGCCGGAAAACGTGTTGTACGTCATGCACGACGCGAGCCGGTTCGCGACGGGGTGCGCGGCGGCGCAGTGTGACAAGATGGCGGACCAGGAAATCAAGAACATCGTCGTGCTGCATCCGTCCACGACGAAAGAGGGTGACCCGTTCGGGACGTTCTGGCGCCGCATCGCGCGGCACAGTGTTGCGCTGGTCGAAGGCGAAGTCGAGCGGATCGCGCCGATCGAGGACGACCAGTTGCGCGTGCGATACAAAGAGGCGAACCAGCCGCTGAGCACCACCGAGGATTACGACATGGTGGTGCTGACGACGCGGGCGAAAGCGTCGCCCGGATTTTCGAAGACCGCGGCGGTGCTCGGCATCGAACACAACGGCTTTGGATTTGTGCGCGCGGGACAGACAATCGGCGGCATCAACGCGACGTCGCAACCGGGCATCTACGTGGCGGGGTGCGCGAGCGGGTTGAAGGACGTGCACGAAACCATTGCGGAGAGCAAGTCCGCGGCAATCCACAGCATGCGCCACGTTCAGGCGCGGGCGGACAAAGCGGACACGCCGATCGTCACGGGGCACACGGGCGTGATGATCGACGGCAGATGGCTTACCGACGAGCAAATCCGCAAGCGCATCGAGTCTATTCTGCTGAACCTGATGCAGGCGACGTGA
- a CDS encoding 2-oxoacid:acceptor oxidoreductase family protein — protein sequence MTETSPGSEVTEIRISGYGGQGVVLAGLLLGKAASLYDGKSAVFTQSYGPEARGGASCADVVVSSAPVDYPLVSHPGVLVALFQEAYVKYRPLMKPGGLLILESDLVHVKKDESPHHSVPATKIAEGLGRKIVANVVALGYLVGATNVVGREAVEESIRTTVKKQTIDLNLRAFDAGYTLAAKERVAS from the coding sequence ATGACGGAAACATCTCCCGGAAGCGAAGTAACCGAAATTCGAATCAGCGGGTATGGCGGCCAGGGCGTAGTGCTCGCCGGACTCTTGCTTGGAAAAGCGGCATCGCTGTATGACGGCAAATCGGCGGTGTTCACGCAATCGTACGGACCGGAAGCGCGCGGCGGCGCGTCGTGCGCCGACGTGGTTGTGTCGAGTGCGCCGGTGGACTATCCGCTGGTCTCGCACCCCGGCGTGCTCGTGGCGCTGTTTCAGGAGGCGTACGTGAAGTACCGTCCACTGATGAAGCCCGGCGGATTGCTCATACTCGAATCGGACCTGGTTCACGTGAAGAAGGACGAATCGCCGCACCACAGCGTGCCCGCGACAAAGATCGCGGAGGGTCTCGGCAGGAAGATCGTCGCGAACGTCGTTGCGCTCGGGTATCTGGTCGGCGCAACGAACGTGGTCGGGCGCGAGGCCGTCGAGGAGTCGATTCGCACGACGGTCAAGAAGCAGACGATCGACCTCAACCTGCGCGCATTCGACGCGGGGTATACGCTGGCGGCAAAGGAGCGCGTTGCGTCATGA
- a CDS encoding 2-oxoacid:ferredoxin oxidoreductase subunit beta: protein MSAGSIVVESHPADTLMRADRLPHILCPGCGIGSVVHTYVDAIAESGIPVNQHVCVSGIGCSGRAAGYVNIDSYHTTHGRAIPFALGIATYRPDLHVTVISGDGDLTAIGGNHFIHAARRSVALLVLCINNFNYGMTGGQAGPTTPLSAMSRTTPHGCWERPFNLPFLAQAIGASYVARWTVLHVRQLRTALLRAMNKQGFRFIEILSPCPTGFGRPNDIGDGLSEMQNYLRRCEVNNEIDLRAVDIDLTQQDSPIYVGDFVDVDRASFRPQVVHRAGA from the coding sequence ATGAGCGCCGGCTCAATCGTAGTCGAGTCCCACCCCGCGGACACGCTCATGCGGGCGGACCGGTTGCCGCACATTCTTTGTCCGGGTTGCGGGATCGGGTCGGTGGTGCACACGTACGTGGACGCGATCGCCGAATCGGGCATTCCGGTGAACCAGCACGTCTGCGTGTCGGGCATCGGTTGCAGCGGGCGCGCGGCGGGGTACGTCAACATCGACTCGTATCACACGACGCACGGGCGCGCGATTCCGTTTGCGCTCGGGATCGCGACATATCGGCCCGATCTGCACGTCACCGTCATCAGCGGGGACGGGGACCTGACCGCGATTGGCGGAAACCACTTTATTCACGCGGCCCGGCGAAGCGTCGCGCTGCTCGTGTTGTGCATCAACAATTTCAACTACGGAATGACGGGCGGACAAGCGGGACCGACGACGCCGCTCAGCGCGATGTCGCGGACGACGCCGCACGGATGTTGGGAGCGGCCCTTCAACTTGCCGTTCCTTGCGCAGGCGATTGGCGCGTCGTACGTCGCGCGGTGGACGGTGCTGCACGTGCGCCAGTTGCGCACGGCGCTCTTGCGCGCGATGAACAAGCAAGGGTTCCGGTTTATCGAGATATTGTCGCCATGCCCGACGGGCTTCGGCAGGCCGAACGATATTGGCGACGGGTTGAGCGAAATGCAGAACTACCTTCGCCGGTGCGAAGTGAACAACGAAATCGATCTGCGCGCGGTCGACATCGACCTGACGCAACAGGACAGCCCGATTTACGTGGGCGATTTCGTCGACGTGGACCGGGCGTCGTTCCGGCCGCAAGTCGTGCACCGCGCGGGGGCGTAA
- a CDS encoding 2-oxoacid:acceptor oxidoreductase subunit alpha yields MTPAAAPAVDETTRVIAGDHFMLGDHACAEGALAAGLDFYAGYPITPSTEIMEHLAERLPTVGGTFVQMEDEIGSVAAIIGASAAGARVMTATSGPGFSLMMENIGLAAMMEVPIVIVDVQRASPSTGLPTSVGQSDLFQVRWGSHGDYSVIVYCPASPQECFDLTVAAFNAADQYRVPAFVLMDEIVGHMTERVAIPPVENIPRVRRKRPNVPPGSPDFLPFKADEDLVPPMAHAGEGYRVHMTGLTHDERGYPSLTAQTHEKLINRLVDKVRLNADRIARYELLQTEDADVVVVALGCTSRSARRAVALARMQGIRAGMLRPITMWPFPKTALKELANNGMVKRFVVPEINLGQMSREVQRHTPLPVTRLNHPGGAMITPNQILEALAQ; encoded by the coding sequence ATGACCCCGGCCGCCGCACCAGCGGTTGACGAGACAACCCGCGTCATCGCGGGCGACCACTTCATGCTTGGCGACCACGCGTGCGCGGAAGGCGCGCTCGCGGCGGGCCTGGACTTCTACGCCGGATATCCGATCACGCCGTCCACGGAGATTATGGAGCACCTCGCCGAGCGGCTGCCGACAGTCGGCGGCACGTTTGTGCAGATGGAGGACGAAATCGGCAGCGTGGCGGCAATCATCGGCGCATCGGCGGCGGGCGCGCGCGTAATGACGGCTACGTCCGGGCCGGGCTTCAGCCTGATGATGGAGAACATCGGCCTGGCCGCGATGATGGAAGTGCCGATCGTGATTGTGGACGTGCAGCGCGCGTCGCCGTCTACGGGGCTGCCCACGTCGGTGGGTCAATCGGACCTGTTCCAGGTGCGCTGGGGATCGCACGGCGATTATTCGGTGATCGTGTATTGCCCCGCGTCGCCGCAGGAATGTTTCGATCTGACGGTCGCGGCGTTCAACGCGGCGGACCAGTACCGCGTGCCGGCGTTTGTGCTGATGGACGAGATCGTCGGGCACATGACGGAGCGCGTGGCGATACCGCCGGTGGAAAACATTCCGCGCGTGCGGCGCAAACGGCCGAATGTGCCGCCGGGATCGCCGGACTTTCTGCCGTTCAAGGCCGACGAGGACCTCGTGCCGCCGATGGCGCACGCGGGCGAAGGGTATCGCGTACACATGACGGGGCTGACGCACGACGAGCGCGGGTACCCGTCGCTCACGGCGCAGACGCACGAGAAACTGATCAACCGGCTGGTGGACAAGGTACGGCTCAACGCGGACCGCATCGCGCGGTATGAATTGCTGCAGACGGAGGACGCGGACGTCGTTGTGGTGGCGTTGGGGTGCACGTCGCGTTCGGCGCGGCGGGCGGTCGCGTTGGCGCGCATGCAGGGAATCCGCGCGGGAATGTTGCGTCCGATCACGATGTGGCCGTTCCCAAAGACCGCGCTGAAAGAGCTTGCGAACAACGGCATGGTGAAGCGGTTCGTCGTGCCCGAGATCAATCTCGGGCAAATGAGCCGCGAAGTGCAGCGGCACACGCCGTTGCCGGTCACGCGCCTGAACCATCCCGGCGGCGCGATGATCACGCCGAACCAGATTTTGGAGGCACTCGCCCAATGA
- a CDS encoding 4Fe-4S dicluster domain-containing protein — protein sequence MSVQARVPIDAASIQVPRGQVYTIPNRCKGCNFCIQFCPKEVLEFSEAINNKGYHFPVVRKGMEEQCIHCRFCDLICPELAIFTREVEPATAVGASA from the coding sequence ATGTCCGTACAAGCGCGCGTCCCTATTGACGCGGCGTCGATTCAAGTTCCGCGAGGACAGGTCTATACCATCCCCAACCGATGCAAAGGCTGCAACTTCTGCATCCAATTCTGCCCGAAGGAAGTCCTCGAGTTCTCCGAGGCGATCAATAATAAGGGATATCACTTTCCGGTAGTCCGCAAGGGCATGGAAGAGCAGTGCATCCACTGCCGGTTCTGCGACCTGATTTGCCCCGAACTGGCGATCTTCACGCGCGAGGTCGAGCCCGCGACTGCGGTGGGAGCGAGCGCATGA
- a CDS encoding response regulator: protein MSTKPRILVVDDEENIRFALNRWFEMSGFEVDTAEDGAVAVEKCRTGRYDVITMDLVMPKMDGPSAIGAIREANPDVPILVLSGFPDRVVDAPALGATKILAKPVLLSELEQEVRALLKN, encoded by the coding sequence ATGAGTACAAAACCACGTATCCTAGTTGTTGACGACGAAGAGAACATCCGGTTTGCGTTGAATCGCTGGTTCGAAATGTCCGGCTTCGAGGTGGACACCGCGGAGGACGGCGCGGTGGCCGTCGAGAAATGCAGGACCGGCCGGTACGACGTGATTACGATGGACCTGGTCATGCCGAAGATGGACGGCCCGAGCGCGATTGGGGCCATCCGCGAGGCCAACCCGGATGTGCCGATCCTGGTGTTGAGCGGGTTTCCCGATCGGGTGGTGGACGCCCCGGCCCTTGGCGCGACGAAGATACTGGCCAAGCCGGTGTTGCTCAGCGAACTGGAACAGGAAGTCCGGGCGCTGTTAAAGAATTAG